The Punica granatum isolate Tunisia-2019 chromosome 4, ASM765513v2, whole genome shotgun sequence genome has a window encoding:
- the LOC116205278 gene encoding extensin, which translates to MCYVGKATKIFIFIVTVLVVLGLVLGLGPLRHSLTSHNSHTHHQCSDSACQPPPSSSSSPIVFPNPTGTNPPPTTNLSPPSSNPSPPYVATNPPPTPTAPYPPTTSPSPPVSIPGAPPPPLLPSPPPPDLLSPPPPPAQASAAPPNISPPSPVPPTTPGPTQS; encoded by the coding sequence atgtgtTATGTGGGGAAAGCGACAAAGATCTTCATCTTCATAGTGACAGTGCTGGTGGTTCTTGGCCTCGTCTTGGGCCTGGGCCCCCTCCGCCACTCCCTCACCTCCCACAATTCCCACACCCACCACCAATGTTCCGACTCCGCTTGCCAGCCCccgccctcctcctcctcctcccccatTGTCTTCCCTAACCCCACCGGCACCAACCCCCCGCCCACCACCAACCTCAGCCCGCCCAGTTCCAACCCCTCCCCTCCTTACGTCGCCACCAACCCGCCTCCCACCCCCACCGCCCCTTACCCTCCGACCACCAGCCCCAGCCCTCCAGTCTCTATCCCCGGCGCACCTCCGCCGCCGCTGCTTCCATCCCCGCCGCCCCCGGACTTGTTATCTCCTCCGCCGCCGCCAGCTCAGGCCTCCGCAGCTCCGCCGAACATCAGCCCACCGAGTCCAGTGCCCCCAACCACTCCAGGTCCCACACAGTCTTAG
- the LOC116204742 gene encoding uncharacterized protein LOC116204742 — MQPPLSSAKHHASSRLVNIFLILSSMIIVYLLVSMFVVFTSKNVLVYFSEQEPSGQTSLDHVVFGIVSSRNSWPDSKEFVKLWWRPQQMGGCVFLESFPLDWDLYNDTDSLPPLCISGDTSRFRYSHRGGSQWAIRAARAVSEIMALNRSNAQWYVFGDEDTIFFPNNLVKTLSKYDHRLWYYIGASSENFEQNRAFGFGMAFGGAGFAVSSSLAGVLAKVLDSCLERYPHLYGGDSRVYSCIAELGIGMTHEPGFHQFDVRGDAFGLLAAHPVTPLVSIHNLPAIDPIFPNKTTAEALEHFFKAVEADPERILQQTICYDRWFSWTISVSWGYAVQVFPRHLFLPDATQVQETFKPWKGGNVFGESYTLDTRKLHPDPCGRSTIFFFDQVYADHDGIKSTYKKSPDNCPYDATSPKYVEEIRVYSDKLDLSVQQLQAPRRHCCDLLPSSNNKVFDIAIRQCKEEELMYMHL, encoded by the exons ATGCAGCCTCCGCTATCGTCTGCGAAGCATCACGCATCATCCCGATTGGTAAACATCTTTCTGATCCTGTCATCTATGATCATCGTCTATCTGCTTGTATCGATGTTTGTAGTCTTCACTTCCAAGAACGTGCTTGTATATTTTTCCGAGCAAGAGCCGTCTGGCCAGACTTCTCTCGATCATGTTGTTTTCGGGATCGTTTCGAGCCGAAATTCGTGGCCAGACAGCAAGGAATTCGTCAAGCTCTGGTGGCGGCCTCAGCAAATGGGGGGCTGCGTGTTCCTCGAAAGCTTTCCGCTTGATTGGGATTTATACAACGATACAGATTCTCTTCCTCCATTGTGCATTTCTGGGGACACTTCTCGGTTCCGGTACAGTCACCGCGGCGGGTCCCAGTGGGCTATACGAGCTGCCCGGGCGGTGTCGGAAATCATGGCGTTGAACCGCTCCAATGCTCAGTGGTATGTCTTCGGGGATGAAGACACGATCTTCTTCCCAAACAACCTGGTGAAGACACTCTCCAAGTATGACCACAGGCTATGGTACTATATAGGAGCTAGCTCAGAGAATTTCGAACAGAACCGAGCCTTCGGATTTGGGATGGCCTTTGGTGGGGCTGGTTTCGCCGTCAGCTCTTCCCTTGCAGGGGTTCTGGCCAAAGTGCTAGACTCATGCTTGGAGCGTTATCCTCATCTTTACGGAGGTGATTCTAGAGTTTACTCTTGCATCGCAGAGCTAGGAATCGGAATGACACATGAGCCGGGATTCCATCAG TTTGATGTTCGAGGTGATGCATTCGGTTTATTAGCAGCGCACCCGGTAACCCCCTTGGTATCCATCCACAACCTACCGGCCATCGATCCGATCTTTCCCAACAAGACAACCGCAGAAGCCTTGGAACACTTCTTCAAAGCTGTGGAAGCTGATCCCGAGAGGATTTTGCAGCAAACCATCTGCTATGACCGATGGTTTTCCTGGACGATCTCGGTTTCCTGGGGATACGCAGTTCAGGTCTTTCCAAGGCACCTGTTTTTGCCCGATGCGACCCAAGTCCAAGAGACCTTCAAGCCCTGGAAGGGAGGGAACGTATTTGGGGAATCATACACATTGGACACGCGAAAGCTTCATCCTGACCCCTGTGGAAGATCCacaattttcttctttgatCAAGTCTATGCGGACCATGATGGGATTAAGAGCACTTATAAGAAATCTCCCGATAACTGCCCATATGACGCGACTTCACCTAAGTACGTCGAGGAGATCCGAGTTTACTCTGACAAGCTAGACCTTAGTGTCCAACAGTTGCAGGCCCCAAGGAGGCATTGCTGTGACTTATTACCTTCCTCTAACAATAAGGTGTTCGACATTGCAATCAGGCAGtgcaaagaagaagaattaatGTACATGCACCTGTAG
- the LOC116204387 gene encoding uclacyanin 1-like: protein MKGTIMISLVVVALLIRLSSAVDHTVGGPNGGWDTSSDLKSWASSNTFAVGDSLVFQYLANHDVTEVPKVDYDSCQAANPIGTYTGGSTVISLTSPGKRYFICAQSGHCDQGMKLETDTTTASSSPPPESPAIPPPPESPVTPPPQSKAPAPRPQVSSSPKSSPAPNASPSLAPALAPPKSSPAPNASPSLTPASAPVPNASPSLTPASAPPPTATVAQSPTSSANKGTFGFITGLAWCTGVMIFLAL from the exons ATGAAGGGAACGATTATGATCTCTCTCGTCGTTGTGGCCCTTCTCATCAGGTTATCCAGTGCGGTGGATCACACTGTCGGAGGTCCCAATGGCGGGTGGGACACAAGCTCTGATCTCAAGTCATGGGCCTCGTCGAACACATTCGCGGTGGGAGATAGCCTTG TCTTCCAGTACTTGGCGAACCACGACGTAACCGAAGTTCCAAAGGTAGACTACGACTCATGCCAGGCAGCTAACCCAATCGGAACCTACACAGGCGGCTCAACTGTCATCTCTTTGACTTCCCCAGGTAAGAGATATTTCATCTGCGCTCAATCTGGGCACTGCGACCAGGGGATGAAGCTCGAAACAGACACTACCACAGCCTCATCATCACCGCCTCCGGAATCTCCAGCGATCCCACCCCCGCCAGAATCTCCTGTGACCCCTCCGCCGCAGTCCAAAGCACCAGCACCCCGGCCTCAGGTTTCCTCTTCCCCAAAGTCATCTCCTGCTCCAAATGCTTCACCTTCTCTAGCTCCAGCATTAGCTCCTCCAAAGTCATCTCCTGCTCCAAATGCTTCACCTTCTCTAACTCCAGCATCAGCTCCTGTGCCGAACGCTTCTCCTTCTCTGACTCCAGCATCCGCTCCTCCTCCCACGGCCACGGTGGCTCAGTCGCCTACATCTTCAGCAAACAAGGGCACTTTCGGTTTTATTACCGGGCTCGCGTGGTGTACTGGTGTCATGATATTCTTAGCCCTCTGA
- the LOC116204388 gene encoding putative cysteine-rich receptor-like protein kinase 23, translating to MSSKTPTTFYLIACSFLLFQAVLGADPLFHFCSSSSGNFTHSSPYEANLNKLTSFLYLKTPPSGFGLGSIGQYPDQAYGLALCRGDVSASNCKSCVADASSEIRKLCPLNKGAVIWYDNCLFKYFDEDFFGKIDAQNTFYMWNLNKVNNSVEFNQKTEEFLTQLTDEAYQTTKLYATGESELNKSTKLYGLVQCTRDLSSSDCKKCLDDAIGQLPSCCDGKQGGRVVSGSCNFRYEIYPFVNNQNHLLQSLIKNVNADRSATLAAAKCPFQYHLMIFTHVIERDMFFSKPIPLFLLSISLLCSCTVGTDDPLYHICFSPENFTSSSPYRNNLNDLLGILSTKVPPTGFGTGSSGSGQDVVYGLGLCRGDVKSDDCKTCVVDAGQELQARCPTSKGAIIWYDNCLLKYSDKNFFGKIDNKNKFHLLNVQDVDIDFMEFYQKIKDLLGVLAEKASGTPILYASGDEKLNKTSRQTLFGLAQCTRDLTAADCKTCLDHAISDLPSCCYGKRGGRTVGASCNVRYELYPFVNV from the exons ATGTCTTCGAAAACTCCCACCACCTTTTACCTAATAGCTTGCTCCTTTCTTCTGTTCCAAGCTGTTCTTGGAGCAGATCCTCTCTTCCACTTCTGCTCGAGTTCGTCCGGGAACTTCACCCACAGCAGCCCTTACGAGGCGAACTTGAACAAGCTCACTAGCTTCCTCTACCTCAAGACCCCTCCGTCGGGCTTCGGTCTCGGCTCTATCGGACAGTACCCGGACCAGGCTTATGGTCTTGCCCTGTGTCGGGGCGACGTCTCGGCATCCAACTGCAAGTCGTGTGTGGCTGATGCAAGCTCTGAGATCCGTAAACTGTGCCCCCTAAACAAAGGCGCTGTCATATG GTACGATAACTGTCTCTTTAAATACTTTGATGAGGACTTCTTTGGTAAGATCGACGCCCAGAACACATTCTACATGTGGAATCTGAACAAGGTGAACAATTCCGTGGAGTTCAACCAGAAAACAGAGGAGTTCTTGACTCAGCTGACAGATGAAGCCTATCAGACCACAAAACTGTATGCGACCGGAGAGTCGGAGCTTAACAAGTCGACCAAGCTGTACGGCTTGGTCCAGTGCACGAGGGACTTGTCCTCGAGCGACTGCAAGAAGTGCCTTGATGATGCAATTGGTCAGCTCCCAAGCTGCTGTGATGGGAAACAGGGAGGGAGAGTTGTTAGTGGAAGTTGTAACTTCAGATATGAGATCTATCCATTTGTGAAT AATCAAAACCACCTTCTACAATCTTTAATTAAGAATGTAAACGCTGATCGATCAGCTACATTAGCAGCTGCAAAGTGTCCATTCCAATACCATCTTATGATCTTCACCCATGTGATTGAACGTG ACATGTTCTTCTCCAAACCAATCCCTCTATTCCTTCTATCGATTTCTCTTCTATGTTCCTGCACTGTCGGGACCGATGATCCGCTCTATCACATCTGCTTTAGCCCGGAAAATTTCACTTCCTCTAGCCCTTACAGGAACAACCTCAACGATCTCCTAGGCATCCTCTCCACCAAGGTTCCGCCAACAGGTTTCGGCACTGGATCAAGCGGTTCGGGACAGGATGTTGTCTATGGTCTTGGCCTGTGCCGGGGAGATGTTAAGAGCGATGACTGCAAGACATGTGTTGTCGATGCAGGGCAGGAGCTCCAGGCAAGATGCCCCACCAGCAAAGGCGCAATCATATG GTATGATAACTGCCTCCTGAAGTACTCAGACAAGAACTTCTTCGGGAAGATTGATAACAAGAACAAGTTCCATCTGCTCAACGTACAGGATGTGGACATAGACTTCATGGAGTTCTACCAGAAGATCAAGGACTTGCTTGGGGTTTTGGCCGAGAAGGCTTCTGGGACCCCAATACTGTATGCTTCTGGGGACGAGAAACTAAATAAGACGTCGAGGCAGACGCTGTTCGGGTTGGCCCAGTGCACTAGGGACTTGACTGCTGCCGATTGCAAGACATGCCTTGACCATGCTATCAGCGACTTGCCTAGCTGTTGCTATGGCAAGAGAGGAGGCAGAACTGTGGGCGCAAGCTGTAACGTTAGATATGAACTTTACCCCTTTGTTAACGTCTGA
- the LOC116204741 gene encoding uncharacterized protein LOC116204741, which translates to MRTSNFLFKTLTPSRLHNFLLCLSLLFIAYLLLSSNPQPSSSHQAPIVHHPRASLSSSSSSSSPTSRRHLLFAIGSSSGSFAARLPYLRLWHSPNSTRAFAFLDGLPSSSDDDSDGLLPPTVISQDTSAFPYSFKSGFRSAIRLARVAKEIVDFAEADVRWFVFGDDDTVFFVDNLVKVLSKYDHTRWYYIGSNSESYFQNSKNSFEMAFGGGGFAISSSLAAALAKVLDSCLFRYSHLYGSDSRIFSCVAELGVGMTHEPGFHQVDMRGNLFGLLTAHPLSPMVSLHHLDKVDPIFPNMNRSESMEHLFKAVKVDPLRILQQCVCYDRSNSLTVSVSWGYAVQVFEGNELLPDLLSLQRTFTPWRRGMNTDLSRYMYTLRDYPRDVCKRPVTFFLESILSDNLGVRTTYSRQNPDNCARGKSVKNLKKITVFSRKLELDTEQMKAPRRQCCDILPIINGSMVIHIRECGPTELIAMHP; encoded by the exons ATGCGGACCTCTAACTTCCTGTTCAAAACCCTAACGCCGTCCCGCCTCCACAACTTCCTCCTCTGCCTCTCCCTCCTCTTCATCGCCTACCTCCTCCTCTCCAGCAACCCCCAGCCCTCCTCCTCCCATCAAGCGCCCATCGTCCACCACCCACGCGCctccctctcctcttcctcctcctcctcctcccccacCTCTCGCCGCCACCTCCTCTTCGCCATCGGATCCTCCTCCGGCTCCTTCGCCGCTCGCCTCCCCTACCTCCGCCTCTGGCACTCCCCTAACTCCACCCGCGCCTTCGCCTTCCTGGACGGGCTCCCCTCCTCCTCCGACGATGACTCCGACGGGCTCCTCCCTCCCACGGTCATCTCCCAGGACACCTCCGCCTTCCCCTACTCCTTCAAGAGCGGGTTCAGGTCCGCGATCCGCCTGGCTCGCGTGGCCAAGGAGATCGTGGACTTCGCCGAGGCCGACGTGAGGTGGTTTGTGTTCGGGGACGACGATACCGTGTTCTTCGTCGACAATCTGGTGAAGGTCCTCTCCAAGTACGATCACACTCGGTGGTATTACATCGGCAGCAATTCCGAGAGCTACTTCCAGAACTCCAAAAACTCTTTCGAGATGGCCTTCGGAGGCGGTGGCTTCGCCATTAGCAGCTCGCTAGCAGCCGCCCTCGCCAAGGTGTTGGACTCGTGCCTGTTTCGGTATTCCCATCTCTACGGGAGCGATTCCAGGATCTTCTCATGCGTGGCGGAGCTGGGAGTCGGGATGACGCATGAACCCGGGTTTCATCAG GTAGACATGCGTGGAAATTTGTTCGGACTGCTAACAGCACACCCCCTGTCCCCTATGGTGTCCCTTCATCACTTGGACAAAGTTGATCCAATATTCCCCAACATGAATCGTTCAGAGTCCATGGAGCATCTCTTTAAAGCTGTGAAAGTCGATCCTCTGAGGATTCTGCAGCAATGTGTCTGTTACGATCGGTCAAACTCATTGACTGTTTCGGTCTCGTGGGGTTATGCAGTCCAAGTATTTGAGGGCAACGAGCTTCTTCCTGATCTCCTCTCCCTGCAAAGGACCTTCACGCCATGGAGGAGGGGCATGAACACCGATTTGAGTCGTTATATGTATACTTTGAGGGATTATCCTCGAGATGTGTGCAAAAGACCAGTTACCTTCTTCCTGGAGAGTATTTTATCAGATAATCTTGGGGTACGGACCACCTATTCAAGACAGAATCCTGATAATTGTGCTCGAGGGAAATCGGTCAAGAATCTGAAGAAGATCACTGTATTTTCACGAAAGCTTGAACTTGATACTGAACAG ATGAAGGCTCCCCGCCGTCAGTGCTGTGATATTTTGCCGATCATCAATGGATCGATGGTTATTCACATCAGAGAATGTGGACCCACTGAATTGATTGCAATGCATCCCTAA
- the LOC116205710 gene encoding zinc finger protein CONSTANS-LIKE 12-like, with the protein MGRNAFHKQDPWSGHSTGFTSNNHYVLFCKGEAPSACLDPNPSKVPFCCSEHFKNPGNEDSGAGLVPNLDIDDFPQMGNSKDVLDCETDEVLYQFTDEELECLLMEKNGPTDNAIEASSSVQPECASFQPARIGNLILGMQGVKGSSSTTDNCMLTNPPYSSIGMGFPTPSMSLPLHNITGESHAIEYQDSGISPMLLSVKSPWDPKPEGSCPQARDKAKIRYKEKKNYWSLDQSCCVIC; encoded by the exons ATGGGTCGCAACGCGTTCCACAAGCAGGACCCATGGTCGGGGCATTCCACAGGTTTCACGTCGAACAACCATTATGTGCTATTCTGCAAAGGTGAAGCTCCATCCGCATGCCTGGACCCGAATCCCTCTAAG GTTCCATTTTGTTGTTCGGAACATTTCAAGAACCCCGGAAATGAAGATAGTGGGGCTGGTCTTGTTCCGAATCTTGACATAGACGATTTCCCACAGATGGGAAATAGTAAAGATGTTTTAGATTGTGAGACAGATGAAGTTTTGTACCAGTTTACGGATGAGGAATTGGAGTGCCTTCTAATGGAGAAAAATGGACCTACTGACAATGCCATAGAG GCATCGTCTTCAGTCCAACCCGAGTGCGCATCATTTCAACCTGCACGGATTGGGAATTTGATTCTCGGGATGCAGGGTGTGAAGGGCAGTAGCAGTACTACTGATAACTGCATGCTTACGAATCCTCCCTACAGCAGCATCGGTATGGGATTTCCCACTCCCAGCATGTCCTTGCCACTGCACAACATAACCGGGGAAAGCCATGCTATCGAGTACCAAGACTCTGGAATATCTCCAATGTTGTTATCGGTCAAATCACCATGGGACCCCAAGCCCGAGGGCAGTTGCCCGCAGGCAAGAGACAAAGCCAAGATACGCtataaagagaagaagaacTATTGGAGTTTGGATCAGTCCTGCTGTGTTATCTGTTGA